From Streptomyces sp. GSL17-111, one genomic window encodes:
- the glgB gene encoding 1,4-alpha-glucan branching enzyme, with protein MTPRPEVPDTFRAAPPAAPSGQQSTPRPRHPVAGEAPAQALTVRPAPALAEEERRRLVDGAHHDPHAVLGAHPVTGGVVVRALRPFARSVTVLTASGAAELPHEADGLFCGLLPREALPEDGLPAYRLRVAYDGGAVVETEDPYRFLPTLGELDLHLIQEGRHEQLWQALGAHPLTVDGVTGTRFTVWAPSARGVRLATDLTYWDGTSQPMRSLGASGVWELFVPGLGEGTRYKFDILRADGTHGLRADPMARRTECPPNTASVVTSSDYAWGDAEWLARRTERPVHEAPFSVYEVHLPSWRPGLGYRELAEELPAYVKDLGFTHVELMPVCEHPFGGSWGYQVTGYYAPTARLGSPDDFRYLVDALHRAGIGVLMDWVPAHFPKDDWALAHFDGTALYEHPDPQRAEHPDWGTLEFNYGRTEVRNFLVANAVYWCEEFHIDGLRVDAVASMLYLDYSREYGQWSPNEYGGRENLDAVRFLQEMNATVYRRCPGVVTVAEESTAWDGVTRPTHETGPHGVGGLGFGLKWNMGWMHDSLVYVSKEPVHRKYHHNEMTFSMVYAYSENYVLPISHDEVVHGKGALVAKMPGDWWQQRANHRAYLGYMWAHPGKQLLYMGQEFAQGAEWSEEQGPDWWLLDPGYSARGDHAGVRDLVRDLNTAYTATPALWERDTEPAGFAWVEADAADDNVFAFLRFAADGTPLLAVSNFSPVVRHAYRLGVPDGVPAWREALNTDAARYGGSGVEVPETVRSEPVTAQGRPSSIALTLPPLATLWLRPA; from the coding sequence GTGACCCCCCGCCCCGAGGTTCCCGACACCTTCCGCGCCGCTCCCCCGGCCGCGCCGTCGGGTCAGCAGTCCACGCCCCGGCCCCGCCACCCGGTCGCCGGGGAGGCACCCGCCCAGGCCCTCACCGTCCGGCCGGCCCCCGCTCTCGCGGAGGAGGAACGGCGGCGGCTCGTCGACGGTGCCCACCACGACCCGCACGCGGTGCTCGGCGCCCACCCGGTGACCGGCGGCGTCGTCGTGCGCGCCCTGCGGCCCTTCGCCCGGAGCGTGACCGTGCTGACGGCCTCCGGCGCCGCCGAGCTGCCGCACGAGGCGGACGGCCTCTTCTGCGGCCTCCTCCCGCGCGAGGCGCTGCCCGAGGACGGCCTGCCCGCCTACCGGCTGCGCGTGGCCTACGACGGCGGCGCCGTCGTGGAGACCGAGGACCCCTACCGCTTCCTGCCCACCCTGGGCGAGCTGGACCTGCACCTCATCCAGGAGGGACGGCACGAGCAGTTGTGGCAGGCGCTCGGGGCCCACCCCCTCACCGTGGACGGGGTCACCGGCACCCGCTTCACCGTGTGGGCGCCGAGCGCGCGCGGCGTGCGGCTGGCCACGGACCTCACCTACTGGGACGGCACGAGCCAGCCGATGCGGTCGCTGGGCGCCAGCGGCGTGTGGGAGCTCTTCGTGCCGGGCCTCGGCGAGGGCACGCGCTACAAGTTCGACATCCTGCGCGCCGACGGCACCCACGGGCTGCGCGCCGACCCGATGGCGCGCCGCACCGAGTGCCCGCCGAACACCGCGTCCGTCGTGACGTCGTCCGACTACGCGTGGGGCGACGCGGAGTGGCTGGCACGGCGGACGGAGCGTCCGGTGCACGAGGCGCCGTTCTCCGTCTACGAGGTGCACCTGCCCTCCTGGCGGCCGGGCCTCGGCTACCGCGAGCTGGCCGAGGAGCTGCCCGCCTACGTCAAGGACCTCGGTTTCACCCACGTCGAGCTGATGCCGGTGTGCGAGCACCCGTTCGGCGGATCGTGGGGCTACCAGGTCACCGGCTACTACGCGCCCACGGCGCGGCTGGGCTCGCCCGACGACTTCCGGTACCTCGTGGACGCGCTGCACCGGGCGGGCATCGGCGTCCTGATGGACTGGGTCCCGGCCCACTTCCCCAAGGACGACTGGGCGCTGGCCCACTTCGACGGCACCGCACTGTACGAGCACCCCGACCCGCAGCGCGCCGAGCACCCGGACTGGGGGACGCTGGAGTTCAACTACGGCCGCACGGAGGTGCGCAACTTCCTCGTCGCCAACGCCGTGTACTGGTGCGAGGAGTTCCACATCGACGGACTGCGCGTCGACGCCGTCGCCTCCATGCTCTACCTGGACTACTCGCGCGAGTACGGCCAGTGGTCGCCCAACGAGTACGGCGGCCGGGAGAACCTGGACGCGGTCCGGTTCCTTCAGGAGATGAACGCGACGGTCTACCGGCGCTGCCCCGGCGTGGTCACCGTCGCCGAGGAGTCCACCGCCTGGGACGGCGTCACCCGCCCCACCCACGAGACCGGGCCCCACGGCGTCGGCGGGCTGGGCTTCGGGCTGAAGTGGAACATGGGGTGGATGCACGACTCGCTGGTCTACGTCTCCAAGGAGCCGGTGCACCGCAAGTACCACCACAACGAGATGACCTTCTCGATGGTGTACGCCTACAGCGAGAACTACGTCCTGCCCATCTCGCACGACGAGGTCGTCCACGGCAAGGGCGCCCTGGTGGCCAAGATGCCCGGCGACTGGTGGCAGCAGCGGGCCAACCACCGCGCCTACCTCGGCTACATGTGGGCCCACCCCGGCAAGCAACTGCTGTACATGGGGCAGGAGTTCGCGCAGGGGGCGGAGTGGTCCGAGGAGCAGGGGCCCGACTGGTGGCTGCTGGACCCGGGCTACTCGGCCCGGGGCGACCACGCGGGCGTCCGCGACCTGGTGCGGGACCTCAACACCGCCTACACCGCCACCCCCGCCCTGTGGGAACGGGACACCGAACCGGCCGGGTTCGCCTGGGTCGAGGCCGACGCCGCCGACGACAACGTCTTCGCCTTCCTGCGATTCGCCGCCGACGGCACGCCCCTGCTGGCCGTCAGCAACTTCTCCCCCGTCGTGCGGCACGCCTACCGCCTCGGCGTGCCGGACGGCGTCCCGGCCTGGCGGGAGGCGCTCAACACCGACGCCGCCCGCTACGGCGGCTCCGGGGTGGAGGTGCCCGAGACGGTGAGGAGCGAACCGGTCACGGCGCAGGGGCGGCCGTCCAGCATCGCGCTGACCCTGCCGCCGCTGGCCACACTCTGGCTGCGGCCAGCCTGA